One region of Wolbachia endosymbiont of Drosophila innubila genomic DNA includes:
- the infB gene encoding translation initiation factor IF-2 — MNNEDISDKKLTLQGLSKLKLDLNLNSSASPSTGATVVKKRRKKSHDAEEHNLFDESKLCSLTEKEQIFRINAVQNAALLKERNQREEKEKTAKEDSNKEIDEKNEADALSKEINKQVLSNTHLVEPKEDSIDHEDNDKKSFKVNKDIYSKHSKLVIAQAIDEKTEQPPVFKQRFGIRGRKSKFTKGKNISREVIIPDKITIRELSIRMAEDSKSVLKMFKEEVGESYRVDNLVDPDIACEIVEKFNHTAKRVSDTNREKDLFFIEGRESLPKKPKPPIVTFMGHVDHGKTSLLDAFRESNVAERESGGITQHIGAYQITTKDKQKITFIDTPGHEAFTAMRARGANITNIVVIVVAADDGIMKQTVEAINHAKAANVSIIVAINKIDKSEPGDVEKIINSLPQYDLIPEGLGGDVMIMPVSAKKKTNLDKLEEAILLIAELMKLEAIEDCRALGWVIESKIDKAKGISATLIVEEGTLKVGDILVVGTTYSKVRSMVNHLGQREKAALPSAPIEITGLNGVPNAGDKFVVVNSEKQAREIVEYRLELIKKKKEDLGDNNLDIFSRNNSETEELSVVLKCDVTGSIEAISSSIDKLGKDQVKLNILHKAVGGITDSDVLLAEASSAVILAFNVKVDSKIRDLAKQKGIEIHTYNIIYELIDDMRMYLTKMLKPVTREVRVGFASVRQIFNVSKAGNIIGCYVSDGVIRKDSLIKVMRGGKLVHEGKLKALRRFKDDVKEVGVNFECGVSLEGNVDIKVGDILEAYQLVQEERVL, encoded by the coding sequence ATGAATAATGAAGATATCAGTGATAAAAAATTAACGCTCCAAGGTTTAAGCAAGCTTAAATTAGACCTCAATTTAAACTCTTCAGCTAGCCCAAGTACTGGAGCTACAGTAGTAAAAAAAAGAAGAAAAAAATCTCATGATGCAGAAGAACATAATTTATTTGACGAGAGTAAATTATGTTCTTTAACAGAGAAAGAACAAATTTTTCGCATTAATGCTGTGCAGAATGCTGCTTTGCTGAAAGAAAGAAATCAGAGAGAAGAAAAAGAGAAAACAGCAAAAGAAGACAGCAATAAAGAGATTGACGAGAAAAATGAAGCGGACGCTTTATCTAAGGAAATAAATAAGCAAGTTTTAAGTAATACCCACTTAGTTGAACCAAAAGAAGATAGTATTGACCATGAGGACAACGATAAAAAGTCTTTTAAAGTCAACAAAGATATATATTCTAAGCATTCTAAACTGGTAATTGCACAGGCAATAGATGAAAAAACTGAACAACCCCCTGTATTTAAGCAAAGGTTTGGTATAAGAGGTAGAAAGTCAAAGTTTACTAAGGGTAAAAATATATCAAGAGAAGTTATTATACCAGACAAAATAACTATCAGGGAGTTATCTATTCGCATGGCAGAAGATAGCAAGAGTGTGCTAAAAATGTTCAAAGAAGAAGTCGGTGAGAGTTATAGAGTAGATAATCTGGTGGATCCAGATATAGCATGTGAAATAGTGGAAAAATTTAATCATACGGCTAAACGAGTGAGCGATACCAACAGAGAAAAAGATTTATTTTTTATAGAAGGCAGAGAAAGCCTGCCTAAAAAACCTAAACCACCAATCGTCACTTTTATGGGACACGTCGATCATGGTAAAACCTCATTGCTCGATGCATTTCGTGAATCTAATGTTGCAGAAAGAGAGTCAGGTGGCATAACTCAACACATAGGTGCTTATCAAATAACGACAAAAGATAAGCAAAAAATTACCTTTATTGATACACCAGGACATGAAGCGTTCACTGCGATGCGTGCACGTGGTGCCAATATTACTAATATAGTTGTAATAGTAGTTGCAGCTGACGATGGAATCATGAAACAAACAGTTGAAGCAATAAATCATGCAAAAGCAGCAAATGTTTCCATTATAGTTGCTATTAATAAAATTGATAAATCTGAGCCTGGTGATGTAGAAAAAATAATTAATAGTTTGCCTCAATATGATCTCATCCCTGAAGGGCTTGGTGGTGATGTTATGATTATGCCAGTATCAGCAAAAAAGAAAACTAATTTAGATAAACTAGAAGAGGCGATTTTGTTAATCGCTGAATTAATGAAGCTAGAAGCAATAGAAGATTGTCGAGCACTTGGATGGGTAATAGAATCCAAAATAGATAAAGCGAAAGGAATATCAGCCACATTGATAGTTGAGGAAGGAACGTTAAAGGTTGGTGATATATTGGTAGTTGGTACAACATACAGCAAAGTACGTAGTATGGTTAATCACCTCGGTCAAAGAGAAAAAGCAGCACTACCCTCCGCTCCAATTGAAATTACTGGTCTAAATGGTGTACCAAATGCTGGAGATAAATTTGTTGTTGTAAATTCTGAAAAGCAGGCGCGTGAAATTGTTGAATACAGGCTAGAGTTAATCAAGAAAAAGAAAGAAGATTTGGGCGACAATAATTTAGATATATTCAGTCGTAATAACAGCGAAACAGAAGAACTATCTGTAGTTTTAAAGTGCGATGTAACTGGTTCTATTGAAGCAATATCAAGTTCAATTGATAAACTCGGTAAAGACCAAGTGAAATTAAATATCCTACACAAAGCAGTAGGAGGGATAACAGATTCAGATGTGCTGCTTGCAGAAGCATCAAGTGCAGTAATTTTAGCTTTTAATGTAAAAGTGGACTCAAAAATAAGGGACTTGGCAAAACAAAAAGGTATAGAAATACATACTTATAACATAATATACGAGCTCATTGACGACATGAGAATGTATTTAACTAAAATGTTAAAGCCTGTTACACGAGAGGTTCGTGTTGGCTTTGCATCTGTGAGGCAAATATTTAACGTATCTAAAGCTGGTAATATCATTGGATGTTACGTAAGTGATGGAGTCATAAGAAAAGATTCTTTAATTAAGGTAATGCGTGGTGGCAAATTGGTGCATGAAGGAAAGTTAAAAGCACTACGTAGATTTAAAGATGATGTTAAAGAAGTAGGTGTAAACTTTGAATGCGGAGTATCACTAGAGGGTAATGTCGATATTAAAGTTGGAGATATTTTGGAAGCTTATCAATTAGTGCAAGAAGAAAGGGTGTTATAG
- a CDS encoding UbiD family decarboxylase — MYNNLRDFIKALEEKKDLIRIKEEVSTVLEMTEIHRRVLSSKGPAIIFENVITENGKNSIPVLVNLFGTIKRIALGLNINPDELRDLGKLLAFLQSPEPPKNFKDAIKMFPLLKVVLSMRSKVVSKAPCQEVVLTGDEVDLSLLPIQTCWPNEPAPLITWPIVVTKGPTKEKQDNFNLGIYRMQVIDKKTTLMRWLAQRGGATHHKRWKEEGRDMKFPAAAVIGSDPATIIAAVTPVPETLSEYQFAGLLRKKPLELVNCKTIPLQVPAHAEIVLEGYVSLDSYQDEGPYGDHTGYYNSVEQFPEFNITAITMRKNPIYLSTFTGKPPDEPSILGEALNEIFVPILINQFPEIVDFYLPPEGCSYRIAVVSIKKSYPGQAKRIVMGILSFLKQFLYTKFIIVVDDDINVRDWKEVMWAMSTRMDPVRDTIMIENAPIDYLDFASPESGLGGKMGFDATNKIPPETKREWGKKIEMSEEIVRKVAEKWEEYMD; from the coding sequence ATGTACAACAACTTACGCGACTTCATCAAAGCCTTAGAAGAAAAAAAAGATCTGATTAGGATTAAGGAGGAAGTTTCAACAGTTCTTGAAATGACAGAAATTCATCGCAGAGTTTTGTCAAGCAAAGGGCCAGCGATCATTTTTGAAAATGTTATCACAGAAAATGGCAAAAATTCGATTCCAGTTTTGGTGAATTTATTTGGTACTATTAAGAGGATTGCATTGGGGTTGAACATAAATCCTGATGAACTAAGAGATCTTGGTAAACTTTTAGCATTTTTGCAATCACCTGAGCCGCCAAAAAACTTTAAGGATGCTATAAAAATGTTTCCTTTGTTGAAAGTCGTGTTATCGATGCGAAGTAAAGTCGTGAGCAAGGCTCCATGTCAAGAGGTAGTGCTAACCGGAGATGAAGTGGACCTAAGTCTACTGCCCATTCAAACATGCTGGCCAAATGAACCTGCACCACTTATCACCTGGCCGATTGTGGTAACAAAAGGACCCACGAAAGAAAAGCAAGATAATTTTAATCTTGGAATATATCGTATGCAGGTTATAGATAAAAAAACAACACTAATGCGTTGGCTTGCACAAAGAGGTGGCGCAACTCACCATAAGCGTTGGAAGGAAGAAGGCAGAGATATGAAATTTCCTGCTGCTGCTGTGATCGGTAGTGATCCTGCAACGATTATTGCTGCGGTAACTCCAGTGCCAGAAACATTGTCAGAATACCAATTTGCTGGACTACTGCGAAAGAAGCCGCTTGAGCTTGTAAATTGTAAGACTATTCCACTTCAAGTGCCAGCTCACGCAGAAATCGTTCTGGAAGGCTATGTGAGTTTGGATAGCTATCAAGACGAAGGGCCATACGGAGACCACACTGGCTACTATAATTCTGTTGAGCAATTTCCTGAATTTAATATTACTGCAATTACTATGCGCAAAAATCCAATTTATCTCAGCACTTTCACTGGCAAGCCACCTGATGAACCATCGATTCTTGGTGAAGCACTCAACGAAATTTTTGTGCCCATTCTTATCAATCAATTTCCAGAGATAGTGGACTTTTATCTGCCACCGGAAGGTTGCTCATATAGAATAGCGGTAGTGTCGATAAAAAAATCCTATCCAGGGCAGGCAAAAAGAATTGTTATGGGCATACTTTCCTTTCTAAAGCAATTTTTATACACGAAGTTTATTATCGTTGTTGATGATGATATAAATGTACGTGATTGGAAGGAAGTGATGTGGGCAATGTCAACAAGGATGGACCCTGTGCGTGATACAATCATGATAGAAAATGCACCTATTGATTATTTAGACTTTGCTTCCCCTGAAAGTGGACTTGGAGGTAAGATGGGATTTGATGCGACAAATAAAATCCCGCCTGAAACCAAACGAGAGTGGGGAAAGAAAATTGAGATGAGTGAGGAAATAGTAAGGAAAGTCGCGGAGAAGTGGGAGGAATATATGGACTAG
- a CDS encoding 2-oxoglutarate dehydrogenase E1 component, whose product MSSLSCLYGDNAEFVEEMYSRYLQGDKSIGEDWYRIFSSNLEVNKAETCGAQHVTKVDDSVSSLANFFRSYGHFFADLNPLLPNVNKEVDYQKYSNLYPASDAGIYRDIYCKNIGFEFMHISSYEERMWLQEKIENQTYTLSSQDKKEILRHLIESEMFEQFLHMKFPGYKRFSIEGGESAIVAIEKIISDSTVFGIEEIVLGMAHRGRLNVLTKVMGKEYAAMLSEFQGNLAYPSGLEVSGDVKYHLGYSSDRALSGGKKIHLSLFPNPSHLEAVNPVLAGRIRAKQNIRSVLGISIHGDAAFIGQGVVAETLTLSNIEGYKVDGIVHIVINNQVGFTANPCCARSSFYCTDIAKSIEAPVFHVNGDNPEAVSFATSLAMEYRQKFKKDVVIDIMCYRKYGHNEGDEPNFTQPLMYKAISKHKTPGTLYEEKLTAEKVLDGDEVNKLRSEFRAKLDKSLAESAAYTPKKADWFGGVWSKLRRAKLNDLSEYYTDSGVPPDELKKLGVRINSNIPSNFNINNKVRKILDGRIDSINFGSNIDWATAESLAFASLLTERIGVRLSGQDSGRGTFSHRHSRLVDQVTEEAFIPLNNINEKQAHFEVIDSALSEYAVMGFEYGYSLDSPYSLVLWEGQFGDFANGAQIMIDQFIASAETKWLRSSGLVLLLPHGYEGQGPEHSSARIERFLQLCAEDNMQVVNCSTPANYFHVLRRQMHRDFRKPLVVFTPKSLLRHKRAVSNLSDFEGKFLTVIPECRTGLVSNDKIRKVVICSGKVYYDICEAQKINDIAVIRLEQFYPFPADKLSNELEKYKNAEIIWCQEEPKNMGGWFFVNPLIEEVLSNLDIQAKRPKCIARPAAASPACGYVSVHTQQQEEILKQVMQGI is encoded by the coding sequence ATGTCGAGTTTAAGCTGCCTTTATGGTGATAATGCAGAATTTGTGGAAGAAATGTATAGCCGTTATTTGCAGGGTGATAAATCAATCGGGGAGGATTGGTATAGAATTTTTTCAAGCAATTTAGAAGTTAATAAAGCGGAGACCTGCGGTGCACAACATGTAACTAAGGTGGATGATTCAGTTTCTAGTTTAGCAAATTTTTTCAGATCTTACGGTCATTTTTTTGCGGATCTTAATCCGTTATTACCCAATGTGAATAAGGAAGTAGATTATCAGAAATATTCGAATCTATATCCGGCAAGTGACGCTGGAATCTATAGAGATATTTACTGCAAGAACATCGGTTTTGAATTTATGCATATCTCCTCTTATGAGGAGAGGATGTGGCTGCAGGAAAAGATCGAAAATCAAACCTATACGCTGAGTTCACAAGATAAAAAGGAAATACTGAGGCACTTGATCGAATCTGAGATGTTCGAGCAATTTCTCCATATGAAATTTCCTGGATATAAACGCTTTTCTATTGAAGGTGGAGAATCAGCTATCGTTGCAATTGAAAAAATCATTAGTGATTCTACGGTTTTTGGTATTGAAGAAATAGTCCTTGGCATGGCTCACCGCGGACGACTCAATGTTCTAACCAAAGTGATGGGGAAAGAATATGCGGCAATGCTGTCTGAATTTCAAGGCAATCTTGCATACCCAAGTGGTCTTGAGGTGTCCGGTGATGTTAAATATCACCTTGGTTACTCTTCTGATCGAGCACTTTCAGGTGGCAAAAAAATACATTTAAGTTTATTCCCTAATCCATCTCACCTTGAAGCGGTAAATCCGGTTTTGGCTGGAAGAATAAGAGCAAAACAGAATATAAGATCTGTGCTTGGCATATCAATTCATGGTGATGCGGCTTTCATCGGTCAAGGAGTGGTTGCTGAAACTTTAACCTTAAGCAATATTGAAGGCTATAAAGTGGATGGCATTGTGCACATTGTCATTAATAACCAAGTTGGTTTTACTGCTAACCCATGTTGCGCACGATCCTCTTTTTATTGCACTGATATAGCAAAATCAATAGAAGCTCCAGTGTTTCACGTCAATGGAGATAACCCGGAAGCTGTGAGTTTTGCTACAAGTCTGGCGATGGAATATAGGCAGAAATTTAAAAAGGACGTAGTAATTGACATAATGTGCTACCGCAAATATGGCCATAATGAAGGTGATGAACCGAATTTCACTCAGCCACTTATGTATAAGGCGATATCAAAGCATAAAACTCCTGGAACATTGTATGAAGAAAAATTGACTGCAGAGAAAGTATTAGATGGCGATGAAGTAAATAAATTGCGCAGTGAATTCAGGGCAAAATTAGATAAAAGTCTTGCTGAATCAGCGGCTTACACTCCAAAAAAAGCTGACTGGTTCGGTGGAGTGTGGTCAAAATTAAGAAGAGCAAAGCTGAACGATTTGAGCGAATACTACACGGATTCTGGTGTTCCGCCAGATGAGCTGAAAAAATTAGGTGTGCGTATAAATAGCAATATCCCAAGTAACTTTAACATTAACAATAAGGTTAGAAAAATACTCGATGGCAGAATAGACAGCATAAATTTTGGTAGTAATATAGACTGGGCAACTGCCGAAAGTCTTGCGTTTGCATCACTGCTCACAGAAAGAATAGGAGTGCGTTTATCAGGACAAGACTCTGGTCGTGGAACTTTCTCGCACCGTCATTCAAGGCTTGTTGATCAGGTAACAGAAGAAGCATTTATTCCGCTAAACAATATAAATGAAAAGCAAGCTCACTTTGAGGTCATAGATAGCGCACTATCTGAGTATGCTGTAATGGGCTTTGAATATGGATATAGTCTTGATTCTCCGTATTCACTGGTGCTCTGGGAAGGACAATTTGGTGATTTTGCAAACGGTGCGCAAATTATGATCGACCAGTTTATCGCATCTGCAGAAACAAAGTGGTTGCGATCAAGCGGTCTAGTTTTATTGCTGCCTCATGGTTATGAAGGACAGGGACCTGAGCATAGCTCCGCACGTATAGAGAGATTTTTGCAACTCTGCGCAGAGGATAATATGCAGGTAGTTAATTGTTCCACTCCGGCGAATTACTTCCATGTCTTACGCAGACAAATGCATAGAGACTTTCGTAAGCCTCTGGTAGTGTTTACACCTAAATCGCTACTGCGCCACAAAAGAGCAGTATCTAACCTATCTGATTTTGAAGGAAAATTCCTCACAGTAATTCCAGAATGTAGAACAGGTTTAGTTTCGAATGATAAAATACGTAAAGTTGTAATATGCAGTGGTAAAGTTTATTACGACATATGTGAAGCACAAAAAATAAACGATATAGCAGTAATACGTTTGGAGCAATTCTATCCTTTTCCTGCAGATAAACTAAGTAATGAACTTGAAAAGTACAAAAACGCTGAAATTATATGGTGTCAAGAAGAACCAAAAAATATGGGAGGATGGTTTTTTGTCAACCCATTGATAGAAGAAGTGTTATCTAATCTCGATATCCAAGCAAAAAGACCTAAGTGTATCGCAAGACCTGCTGCTGCATCTCCTGCATGTGGTTATGTTAGTGTTCACACTCAGCAGCAGGAGGAGATTTTAAAGCAGGTTATGCAGGGGATCTAG
- a CDS encoding Fic family protein, producing MPNYTITSKIASCLIRIEAAKEKVLHLPLTVSMLLSLRETARLYTTHYSTMIEGNRLEPKQIEEVLSGKSHFPKYRRDENEVKGYYAALTQVEQWAARRIPITEKAVQTLHALVIASGKSKIKSTPYRDGQNVIRDSLTRAIIYMLPEAKDVPKLMSSMIDWIRNSEQVPCPIIAGIAHYQFVTIHPYYDGNGRTARLLTTLILHLGGYDLKGLYSLEEYYAKNLGAYYEAISVGPSHNYYMGRAEADITKWVEYFVEGMANSFENVLQRINEEEYHTDQTDLIRKLDPKQRKALELFQEFSAITASQVGELFNFKPRTSAQLCKKWVEMGFIKIVDFSNRGRKYKLSKQYEDLISN from the coding sequence ATGCCAAATTATACGATTACTTCTAAAATTGCTAGTTGTCTTATAAGGATTGAAGCAGCAAAAGAAAAAGTGTTACATTTGCCGCTCACTGTATCAATGCTTTTGTCTCTTCGTGAAACTGCACGGCTTTATACCACACACTATTCTACTATGATTGAAGGAAATCGACTTGAACCTAAACAGATTGAAGAGGTTTTAAGTGGTAAAAGCCACTTTCCAAAATATAGGAGAGATGAAAATGAGGTTAAAGGATATTATGCAGCTTTAACTCAAGTTGAACAATGGGCAGCAAGGAGAATACCCATTACTGAGAAAGCTGTTCAAACACTACATGCTCTAGTAATAGCAAGTGGAAAATCTAAAATAAAATCAACACCTTATCGTGATGGTCAAAATGTTATCCGCGATAGTCTTACACGTGCAATAATTTATATGCTACCTGAAGCAAAGGATGTACCAAAGCTCATGAGCAGTATGATTGATTGGATTCGTAACAGTGAGCAAGTGCCTTGCCCAATTATTGCAGGTATTGCGCATTATCAATTTGTAACAATTCACCCTTACTATGACGGTAATGGTCGTACTGCAAGATTGTTGACTACATTAATTTTACACCTTGGTGGGTATGACCTAAAAGGACTTTATTCATTGGAAGAATATTATGCTAAGAATCTAGGAGCTTATTATGAGGCAATCAGTGTAGGTCCATCGCACAATTATTATATGGGACGAGCTGAAGCAGATATCACTAAGTGGGTGGAGTATTTCGTAGAAGGTATGGCAAATTCATTTGAGAACGTTTTACAACGTATAAATGAAGAAGAATACCACACTGATCAGACTGATCTTATACGTAAGCTTGATCCTAAACAACGCAAAGCTCTTGAGCTCTTCCAGGAGTTTTCCGCTATTACAGCTAGTCAGGTTGGCGAACTATTTAATTTTAAGCCTCGTACCAGTGCGCAACTTTGTAAAAAGTGGGTGGAAATGGGGTTTATCAAGATTGTAGATTTTTCCAATAGAGGAAGGAAATACAAACTTAGTAAGCAATATGAAGATTTGATCTCAAATTAA
- a CDS encoding TIGR02217 family protein — MSFTEIRFPENISYGSTGGPEFSTDVVTTHNGCEQRNINWSHARTRYNIAYGVRSNEQLLELITFFHARKGKAIGFRFKDWSDFIAINQEIGIGDNKKTTFQLIKTYVSGEDKHIRMIKKPVHGTVKIYLNGKEESEYSVNYSTGEITFMKPPVKDAIITASFEFDVPVRFDTDYLNASIDDYGSNSWNNIPLVEVKF, encoded by the coding sequence ATGTCATTCACAGAAATTAGATTTCCAGAAAATATATCTTATGGTTCCACTGGAGGACCGGAATTTTCCACTGACGTTGTAACAACTCACAATGGTTGTGAACAGCGCAACATCAATTGGTCTCATGCACGCACTAGATACAACATAGCTTACGGGGTCAGATCAAACGAGCAGCTACTAGAACTAATAACATTTTTTCATGCACGAAAAGGTAAAGCAATAGGGTTTCGTTTTAAGGATTGGTCGGATTTTATAGCCATCAACCAAGAGATTGGTATAGGAGATAACAAAAAAACGACTTTTCAGCTAATCAAAACTTATGTAAGTGGGGAAGATAAGCATATACGTATGATCAAAAAGCCAGTGCATGGGACAGTAAAGATTTATTTAAATGGTAAAGAAGAGAGTGAATATTCAGTAAATTATTCAACGGGAGAAATAACATTCATGAAACCGCCAGTAAAAGATGCAATAATCACTGCGAGCTTCGAATTTGATGTGCCCGTGCGCTTTGATACAGATTACTTAAACGCTTCTATTGATGACTATGGAAGCAATAGCTGGAATAATATCCCCTTGGTGGAAGTGAAATTTTAG
- the ubiA gene encoding 4-hydroxybenzoate octaprenyltransferase produces MYFNHYFSLMRLHSLTGLWLVLFPSLSGILLASTSLSYQVLFLLVLFTIGAFLMRPAGCIINDIFDRKIDAHVERTKYRPLASGALNIKQALALLSLLLSIALVILLLTNKTTLILGIISMCMIATYPLLKRYVWWPQLFLGFTFNMGSLMGSAAIINQISIESLLFYIGCVFWTLSYDTIYAHQDKKDDEKLGMKSTALYFGDTTKSWLKRFYLISLMTWLYAGILSSLNNIFYIALLAVGFIFHRQYKNFNPDDPSQCMSIFKNNSYVGLLLFFGILLDRIIT; encoded by the coding sequence ATGTATTTCAACCATTACTTTTCATTAATGAGGTTGCACAGTTTAACAGGTTTGTGGCTTGTGCTATTTCCCAGTTTGAGCGGTATTCTTTTAGCCTCAACTTCTCTATCGTATCAGGTTCTTTTTCTCCTTGTTTTGTTTACTATAGGTGCATTTTTAATGAGACCCGCAGGGTGCATAATCAATGATATCTTCGATAGAAAAATAGATGCGCACGTTGAACGAACAAAATATAGGCCACTTGCAAGTGGTGCATTAAACATAAAGCAGGCTTTAGCTTTACTTTCACTGTTACTGTCTATTGCCCTGGTAATCTTATTATTAACTAATAAAACTACACTCATACTTGGAATAATCTCAATGTGTATGATAGCTACTTACCCTTTATTAAAGCGGTATGTTTGGTGGCCACAATTGTTCTTAGGGTTTACCTTCAATATGGGATCGCTCATGGGCTCAGCAGCAATAATAAACCAGATCAGTATAGAATCCTTGCTGTTTTATATAGGATGCGTCTTTTGGACACTTAGCTATGACACCATATACGCCCATCAAGATAAAAAAGATGATGAAAAACTCGGGATGAAATCTACCGCATTATATTTTGGTGATACAACAAAATCTTGGTTGAAAAGATTTTATTTAATATCTCTTATGACGTGGCTATATGCTGGTATCTTATCATCATTAAATAACATTTTTTATATTGCTCTACTTGCTGTAGGGTTCATATTTCACCGCCAATACAAAAATTTCAATCCTGACGATCCCAGTCAATGCATGTCCATATTTAAAAATAATTCCTACGTAGGGTTGCTTCTCTTTTTTGGCATCCTTTTAGATAGAATTATCACCTAG
- a CDS encoding DsbA family protein, with translation MSRISFLLILIIAIASLPIINNWLSNRSQMLNDDYIGEKLDNYISRNFDKIVKTLKEESIKSSYAARDNVTKSKISQYKDQIFDLTYPYSRNENSSVIAVGFVDYSCGHCKAIKNDIKQLINDGKIKYIFRDAPILGNASLKAAKSALAVYFLDKEKYFDFHHAALSHKGEFSDESILDIVKNIGIDEDDFNDSIKDNADKIEQMINNSRLLVRDLGVGGTPFLIIGDSLFVGVTDLNVLRKKVDELSHKQG, from the coding sequence ATGTCTAGAATATCGTTTTTATTAATTTTAATAATAGCAATAGCAAGCTTGCCGATAATAAACAATTGGCTTTCAAATCGCAGCCAAATGCTAAACGATGATTATATAGGTGAGAAATTAGATAATTATATAAGCAGAAATTTTGATAAGATCGTAAAAACTCTCAAAGAGGAGTCGATTAAAAGTAGTTACGCTGCTCGAGATAATGTAACCAAAAGTAAAATTTCACAATACAAGGATCAAATATTTGACCTTACTTATCCTTACTCCAGAAATGAAAATAGTAGTGTTATAGCTGTAGGCTTCGTTGACTATTCTTGTGGACATTGCAAAGCTATAAAGAATGATATAAAGCAGTTAATTAACGACGGCAAAATTAAGTATATCTTTAGGGATGCTCCAATACTTGGTAACGCTTCTTTAAAGGCAGCAAAAAGTGCTTTAGCTGTCTATTTTCTCGATAAAGAAAAATATTTCGATTTTCACCATGCTGCTTTAAGTCACAAAGGAGAATTTTCAGACGAAAGCATATTGGATATAGTGAAAAACATAGGGATTGATGAGGACGATTTTAATGATTCCATAAAAGATAACGCGGACAAAATTGAGCAAATGATAAACAACAGTAGGCTTCTAGTAAGAGATTTGGGAGTAGGTGGTACACCTTTTTTAATAATTGGAGATAGCCTGTTTGTAGGAGTAACTGATTTGAATGTATTACGCAAAAAAGTAGATGAATTAAGTCACAAGCAAGGCTAG
- a CDS encoding ribosome-binding factor A: MKKEIRNLKIASVLHRAISRVLMEGKVFNKNVAVSDVKLSKDLKKADVYIVLSSLNIQVADYLDPEKRRTGDPSENNCDINTVVNEMNQSAWSIRKSILCYVDLRFIPELVFKPDLAFDNFVNVSKILHNHT; encoded by the coding sequence ATGAAAAAGGAAATTAGAAACCTAAAGATAGCATCGGTATTGCATAGAGCAATATCAAGAGTTCTAATGGAAGGTAAGGTGTTCAATAAAAATGTAGCGGTATCTGACGTAAAATTAAGTAAAGATTTGAAAAAAGCAGATGTATATATTGTGTTATCTTCATTGAATATTCAAGTAGCTGACTACTTAGATCCAGAAAAAAGACGCACTGGAGATCCTTCTGAGAATAATTGTGATATTAACACTGTTGTTAATGAAATGAACCAGTCTGCATGGTCAATACGTAAATCTATATTGTGTTATGTTGATTTGCGATTTATACCTGAGTTAGTTTTCAAGCCTGATTTAGCGTTCGATAATTTTGTTAATGTAAGCAAAATATTACATAATCATACTTAA